A part of Salmo salar chromosome ssa18, Ssal_v3.1, whole genome shotgun sequence genomic DNA contains:
- the LOC106578064 gene encoding zinc finger protein OZF: MSKQQLLREFLNDRLMAAAVEIFGEVEKTVVEYQEENDRLRRLLRRTPGNQLCRIDSLQLSVSEEDVPPEQQHCEQEWSPSLGQEDPEPTQIKEEQEELRSSQEEEQLQGVEPDIIDLDFTPPCVKSECDQEDPLWSLTLRQTKTVENRERESEPVDLKPFGTVTHLRGLDIPCDPPDNQNNASAISSNPVGLDSSPPLDPSPPLDPSPPLEEHCSKPSITSRKTHHCRDCGKTFALKADLQRHVTLTKKRLGECRFCKKRYNSTCKLKAHVRLCHSGKPCTCPVCGKTFKYKGVLPKHMRIHQGEKSLSRADSEKSFSHKGALNLHKLTHTGEKTFSCGDCEKSFNLKNNLTRHKLIHTGEKSFSCGDCGKSFSLKNNLTRHKLIHTREKPFSCGVCGKSFSQKGDLGRHKLTHTDDKPFSCGDCGKNFRQKGDLRRHILIHTGEKPFSCGDCGKSFNQKGDLSRHRQTHTGEKQHGCSVCGKRFIRKAHLLKHVNNVHKERKQDENKNNEN; encoded by the exons ATGTCTAAACAACAGTTGTTGCGTGAGTTTTTAAATGATCGTTTAATGGCGGCTGCTGTGGAGATTTTCGGGGAAGTTGAGAAAACGGTAGTAGAATACCAGGAGGAGAATGATCGGCTACGGAGACTGCTGCGGAGGACACCGGGGAATCAACTATGTAGAATAG actccctgcagctctctgtctctgaagaggatgttccccctgagcagcagcactgtgagcaggagtggagccccagtctgggacaggaggacccagagcccacacagattaaagaggaacaggaggaactCAGGAGcagtcaggaggaagagcagcttcaagGGGTGGAGCCTGATATCATAGATTTAGATTTCACTCCTCCCTGTGTGAAAAGTGAATGTGATCAGGAGGACCCACTTTGGTCCTTGACTCTTCGTCAAACCAAGACTGTGGAGAACAGAGAGCGTGAATCTGAACCAGTGGATCTGAAACCTTTTGGCACTGTGACCCACCTAAGGGGTCTGGACATTCCCTGTGACCCTCCAGATAATCAAAACAATGCCTCAGCCATAAGCAGCAACCCAGTAGGACTTGACAGCAGCCCACCATTGGATCCCAGCCCACCATTGGATCCCAGCCCACCATTGGAGGAACACTGTTCCAAACCCAGCATCACATCTAGAAAAACTCACCACTGCCGTGACTGTGGTAAAACATTTGCTCTGAAAGCTGATCTGCAGAGACATGTGACTCTCACCAAGAAGAGACTCGGTGAATGTAGATTCTGCAAAAAACGCTACAACTCTACCTGTAAACTGAAGGCCCATGTCCGACTCTGTCACAGTGGGAAACCTTGCACCTGCCCTGTTTGTGGCAAGACCTTCAAATACAAAGGAGTTCTGCCCAAGCACATGAGGATTCACCAAGGAGAGAAATCTTTAAGCCGTGCTGACAGTGAGAAAAGCTTCAGTCACAAGGGTGCCCTAAACTTGCATAAACTGACTCACACTGGAGAAAaaacatttagctgtggtgactgtgagAAAAGCTTCAATCTCAAGAATAACCTAACCAGGCATAAActgattcacacaggagagaaatcatttagctgtggtgactgtgggaaaagcttcagcCTCAAGAATAACCTAACCAGGCATAAACTGATTCACACaagagagaaaccatttagctgtggtgtCTGTGGAAAAAGCTTTAGTCAGAAAGGGGACCTAGGGAGGCACAAACTGACTCACACAGATGAtaaaccatttagctgtggtgactgcggGAAAAACTTCAGACAGAAAGGGGACCTAAGGAGACACATActgattcacacaggagagaaaccatttagctgtggtgactgtgggaaaagcttcaatcAGAAGGGGGACCTAAGTAGGCATAGAcagactcacacaggagagaaacaacATGGCTGCTCAGTCTGTGGTAAAAGATTCATTCGTAAGGCTCATCTGCTGAAGCATGTGAATAACGTCCACAAAGAAAGAAAACAGGATGAAAACAAGAACAACGAAAATTAG
- the LOC106578068 gene encoding uncharacterized protein isoform X2 — MSKLQLLRLFLNDRLTAAAVEIFGAVEKTVVEYQEENDRLRRLLRNRITPEIKLCRIDSLQLSVSEEEVPPEQQHCEQEWSPSLGQEDPEPTLIIDEEEELGTSQEEEQLQGVETDIEFIFTPSCVKSECDLEDPLWSLTLPQTQTVENRESHSKPVDLKPFGTVTHVKGSRHSL; from the exons ATGTCTAAACTACAGTTGTTGCGTTTGTTTTTAAATGATCGTTTAACGGCGGCTGCTGTGGAGATTTTCGGTGCAGTTGAGAAAACGGTAGTAGAATACCAGGAGGAGAATGATCGGCTACGGAGACTGCTGCGGAATCGAATCACACCGGAGATAAAACTATGTAGAATAG actCCCTGCAGCTCTCCGTCTCTGAAGAGGAGGTTCCCCctgagcagcagcactgtgagCAGGAGTGGAGCCCCAGTCTGGGGCAGGAGGACCCAGAGCCCACACTGATTATAGACGAAGAGGAGGAACTCGggaccagtcaggaggaagagcagcttcaagGGGTGGAGACTGATATAGAGTTCATATTTACTCCTTCCTGTGTGAAAAGTGAATGTGATCTGGAGGACCCACTTTGGTCCTTGACTCTTCCTCAAACCCAGActgtggagaacagagagagtcACTCTAAACCAGTGGATCTCAAACCTTTTGGCACTGTGACCCACGTTAAAGGGTCTCGACATTCCCTGTGA